TAACGATCATTCACATCATCGTCAGCATCGGCCTCATCCTGGTCGTGCTGCTGCAAACCGGGAAAGGGGCCGACATGGGCGCCGTCTTCGGCGGGTCCAGCTCGACCATCTTCGGCAGCAGCGGCGCCGGCAATTTTCTCACGCGGCTCACGACCGGAATGGCGATCGTATTCATGATAACATCGTTGACCTTGGGATATTTCTCCGGCAAAAAGCCGGCGTCCAGTGTCTTTGATGCCGGCACGGAACAGTCGGTTCCGCA
The DNA window shown above is from Candidatus Binatia bacterium and carries:
- the secG gene encoding preprotein translocase subunit SecG — translated: MITVVTIIHIIVSIGLILVVLLQTGKGADMGAVFGGSSSTIFGSSGAGNFLTRLTTGMAIVFMITSLTLGYFSGKKPASSVFDAGTEQSVP